The uncultured Desulfatiglans sp. DNA window CGGGTGATCATCGGGTTCGTGACGGGCTCAGCGGCAGGTTTGTTCATGGGAATCCTGATGGGCTGGAAGACGGCTGCGCACCGCACGCTGCACCCCGTCATGAGCCTGATCTATCCCATACCGGCGCTCGGGTGGCTGCCTGTTTTCATGCTCTGGTTCGGGATCGGGGAAATGCTGCCCATCGCCATCATCTTCATGTGCTCTTTCTTCCCGATGGTTTACAACACCCAGACAGGCATCCGCTCCGTCGACAAGGATCTCGTCAAAGCCGCCAGGACCCTCGGAGCGTCGGACCTCAAGGTCCTTACGACCATCCTCATCCCCCTGGCGCTTCCGAACATCTTCACCGGCCTTCGCCTGGAGTCCGGCATGGCCTGGCGCGTGATCATCGCTGCCGAGATGGTGGCTATTCCGACTGGAATCGGAGCGCTGCTGATGAGGGCCGAAAGTCTTGTCCGCCTGGACATGGTCATTGTCTGTCTGATGGTCCTTTCCCTGATGTGTT harbors:
- a CDS encoding Binding-protein-dependent transport systems inner membrane component translates to MQRITFHWSFLPVLVFLGLWEVSARLFIENPALLPPFSTVISEAWRLLESGVLPRHFLRSLFRVIIGFVTGSAAGLFMGILMGWKTAAHRTLHPVMSLIYPIPALGWLPVFMLWFGIGEMLPIAIIFMCSFFPMVYNTQTGIRSVDKDLVKAARTLGASDLKVLTTILIPLALPNIFTGLRLESGMAWRVIIAAEMVAIPTGIGALLMRAESLVRLDMVIVCLMVLSLMCFCFERIFLFLERKATGRWS